The nucleotide window TTCACTAATCTGGGGTTTTTATAGTGATttgatgaaaacaaaaaaagttgaTTTACTCATCTAACTTCACTTATATTGAAATTTACAAACTTGGTTTGAAGCAAGACTGAGTTTATCTGTATTCTTCAGTTTTgtgaagaaagaaggagagTGTGTATTAAAGGACTTTATGTAACCAAAAAGAGTAATGAAACTGTCCTCATTGAAGAGGCATCTTTGTTAAGAGCTGTGTTCTGAATTTTAGGCTTTGCAGTATGGTTTCCTGGATTTTAGTACATTTGATGTAGATGAATACGAGCATTATGAAGTAAGTGTTCAGTATCCATTGTTTGATTTGTTTGCTGTTACTAATGCAAAAGCAATTGCTTATAATTTCTGCTATTCTTTTGGAGTATTATGTtccatttctgttttgtctCTTTAAGTTATGATAGTTAAATAAAGGTTCGTGGTCAGAGTGAGAATACTAACATTCAAATTTAAGCATAATTATGCCCAAACATGGGGAAGAGCAGAAaccaaaatggaaataaatgggAGTCTCCATTATTAGAAAAACCCTGGATATTCTTGAGCAGCCTTGATGAAAAACTAAAGGGCATACAAGCCCAAGTCTAACTGAATGCTAGAGAACAGTCAAAGTATGTATTTGAGAACACATGGCAGAAATGTAATAACACTGAGGTAAAGAAGGAAACTGAGCTGGGAAACTCCAAGTGCATAAAATTCACTTTGGGCCATAGGAAATTATTATCACAATGAAGGACTGCTACTCTTGATTGTATGCAGTCTCAGAAATGCAAAGCTGCCAGATATCtgtaaagagaaaattaaatgcttctagaacttaaaaaatcattatttaatTTGTGAACAGTAGTAAGACCAATTGGTAAGACCAATTTAGAATcctataaaaaataaaaactttaaagTTCCTCTTCATCTGAAGGGCATCGGTTGCGTTGTTCTAAAACTCTGGTTTAGAaagacagggacacaggggagaAATGAGAGGTTGAGTGCATCTGTCATCCtctttatgaaaaagaaaacagccaaCTAGCACACCTTCCTTTGACAAAAATTATACATCTATTCTATCTAGCATGTATTTTGAAACAATAAGGAAAAGCCTGAAAATACAGGGATAATGATAAACCAAGCATTTTCTCTtgacagagagcagaaaatggAGATTTTAACTGGATTATACCAAACAAATTCATTGCCTTCAGTGGACCTCATTCAAGAAGTAAAATTGAAAATGGTATGCTtaaaaaaggaggaggggaacACAAGCCCACTGCTTTCTTAGTTGATTGTTATTAGTAAgaacaaactttaaaaattgtcaaacagtgtgttttttcccttggctcttttccttttataaGAACTCTGGCAGTAAAATTTTAATGCTTGGTTTAATTGTATCTGACCTAGGTGATTGtattaaaattccattttcaatTAGTCAATATTTCTTTATCTTGTCTCTATTTTGGAAGTATTTTCATATcttattttttagtatttttttatttctttagtttAAGccttacccttttttttttaatcctctgtTCTCAAACAGGCTATCCCCACCATGCTCCAGAGGCTTATTTCCCATACTTCAAGCAAAATAAGGTCACCACTATAATACGCCTCAACAAAAAACTGTATGATGCCAAACGATTTACAGATGCTGGATTTGAGCATTTTGATCTCTTCTTTGCTGATGGAAGCACACCTAGTGATACTATAGTTAAAACATTTctaaatatttgtgaaaatgCTGAAGGTGTAATAGCCGTTCATTGCAAAGGTAGGACGCAACAAACAGTTTATATTACTAGTGATGTTTATAATTACAGTTCCTGAGGTACTTTGCAGCATAATTCTACTATATCTAGTTATTAACATCTCTGCCTAACTGCAACTATTCCATTCAAATGATTTCTATGGTTTTGTTCAGTGCTTCATCTTCTAATTTTGTACCAGAAAAGTCTTCCAAGCCATTCCCAAAAAGAGACTGGGGAAAGTGAGATTTCCAATATTAATAGCTCTTTTTGCTAGAAAGTGTTAGTACTTTCAAAGGATGCTTTGGGCAGGCATTTGAAGTCCTGTCAAGTTCtctctgaaaatacttttttaattaTACCAAGTCGTAAACTTTTGGAAACAGTGCAGCATTTTGGGGAGATCCCTTAAAATATATGAGTGTTGTTCTACAGCCACCAAAATCTTCATCGCTCAGAAACTGCACTAGTTTGGGCATGCTCTGAATATCCATTCCTCCAGAGTTAGACTGTGAAGATTTTAAGAGCCCAGCCAATGCAGCTAGTAGAGTTAttcagtttttgtttgttctaGAGAGAGTATGTTTCCCTTCCCGCACCATCTTTAATAGTATATCAGACATTTCTTCTCCACAACTTTGCATCACTAGTGTATCTGATAATGCTGTGATTGAAGGAGAAGTGCCTTTTCTTAACCTGTTTGCTTTGGACCTGCAAAGACGGCAGTTTTGTTCCTGTATATGCCATCCGTTTGCTGCATTTAACAGAATTATATTGGAAAGTGAAAGAATTGTTGAAACCAGCATCTTGACTTTGGGAAAACAAGTCCATACTCTTACTCTTCGCTGAGGTGGTAAATTCAGGCATATCCCTTACTTGGTTATGCCGGAATATTGATGATACAAgtgctttgttttcattcaaATTAGGGTATTCTTTGGTAGATATCAGACTAATGGTGTCTAGCCACTCTTGAGGAAGTGTAGAATGCTGTAGTCTGTTCCTAAAGCTGTCCTGGAAGTCATGGAAAGCTAAGGCAAGTTCCTAAAGCAAGTCATGGAAATGTGGTTGTCATGGCTGTTGTGTTATACAGAAGATTTTACAATGGTGTTGATGAGTTAATTGTTAAATGAGAAAAGGTGATGTGTGATTTGCATGTGCAGCAAGTGATTGAGGAGAGATGTCACTTAGCTGGAGCGGTCCTCTCTTGCTTCTCATGTTTCCCAAGGTAAATAGAACTGTTTTGAGGCCCATTTTAAATAAGGTTTCTCACTCTGGAGTACTTCTTTCCTGTGCTAGCTAGTGCCCAGACTTGCTTACTGCaaaatttgtttttatcttGGGAGTTAGAGAGATTAATTAGAGAAGGGGCTGGGAGAACAGCTGATTTCAGTGCAATGTATGATTAGTTTGCAAGAAGGTGCTGGGAgaattctgaaaagaaaaaaaaggccaacTGTTTTATCCCATGCTTATAAAGTTTCTCATACCTTCATACATATTAATAGATAGGTAAATAAAGGTAGCTAAACTTACAGATATTTGTAAAGTTGCTGGTTTTGGAAGGTTACctcactcaaaaaaaaaatatggacaGTGTGTTAGTAACCTTGTATAGGATAAAAAAAGACTAAAGAGTGAGTTTCCCCTGCCACACTTGATAAGTAGAGGTTTGTTTTGATAAATTAGGCAGGTAACTACTTGCCCAAGTAACAGTGTCTATAGTTACAACAGATTCCAGATGAAGATGGATATATAAAAGAAGCCATTCTTTTATATTACACAGCTGGTCTTGGACGAACTGGCACACTTATTGCCTGCTACATCATGAAGCATTATCGGATGACAGCTGCTGAATCTATTGCCTGGATCAGAATAAATAGACCTGGTTCTGTGATTGGACCACAACAGCATTTCCTGATGGAGTAAGTAGATTGAGTGTAAATTATTGCCAAAAATAAATCTAgatgtctttttcttcttcttcttcttctattgTACACTTAACAATCTTCAGTGTTaatttgttgtgttttgggCCTTTTTTTCCATGTTATGATAGCAAACAGGCAGAACTTTGGACAGAAGGGGATATTTTCCGTGCAAAGTTGAAACGAAACCATAAAATTGCTGTAACAAGAATTCTGTCAGGAGTAGATGATATTTCAATTAATAACACAAGAAACAGGAGAACCATCCAAAAGGACATTGAACTGGTAACCATCCAAATATTGTGCTCTTGTAAAAGTTGGAACTGTTGAGAATCTCTCAGGTTTTGAAAAAACCTGTGGGTGCACTAAAACTTTGTTaatcaaatttttttctgttcaccCTTTTTGTATAAAAGAATATGGGGGGGAAAAACTAGGGATTGCAATTATGAAAAATGGAGTTTAGAACACAGGTGAAGTAGGAGCATCATCATGCTTTAGTCTTTTGTAATTAGGTCAACAATAGAAAAAGCATACATTCTCCAATCAAAAACACTGATTTCATTTTGGATTGTCTGTTGCTTCACTGTGTGTATATAAAGGGAGGGGATGaaagggtggggttttttactcATTTTAGTTTCTAAGTAATTGCAACTTCTGTAATACCTTTTGATAGTGCTTTTTGAAAAAGACAGTACTGCTGTTTTAAAAAGGCAAGTGAAGGAGGGAAATGCTATATTTAGAGAAGATCATACTCTACCTAAGCAAAGATTTTATTATATATTGCTTCCTATGCTTTAAAAGGAGACAATATTCCGATGCATGTAAGTCATGACACAACTTAATGGTTTACAGCTTCTaaagcagcaaacagaaaacTGGAAAGAACAGAATTATATTTATTCAAGTGAATTTCCTTTGACTTTATCCTGTTTAGATAATTCTAATTTTAAGCTTTAAGATAAAGTTAATTCTTATATATCAAAGTGTCTATATTTAATCTTGATTTatccctttcccccctccacTTATCCAGTACAGTGATGATGATGAAACAAACTGTTTTACACAAGGGGATAAGCTTCGtgctctgaaaagcaaaaggcaaGCAAAAACTCCAACTACATCTCCACTAGCGTAAGTCAGTTTCTGAATATATAAAATGCCAGAAACACTTTTATCCTCTTCTTCATGCATACTTCCTGTTGCCCACAAATGCTTGTTATCAATGCTGGTTTTATTCCCTTAACACAAACATGAGGATCACCATTTCTCTGAAGGCTTGGTGAATGCTGAGGAGGCAGGACCATTTGGTTAAAGGACTGCATGACTGAATTTCTAGTTTTCTGCATAGTTTTTGATGCTGATATTCTGCACTTCACAAGCTCCTACAGCACTTCTGAATGCTTTACTTTTAGTTTAATCACAAACATTGCTTTGTCTGTCCTGTAGTAgtgtaaaaatgaaatatgactctgtgtggttttgtttgattGGCTCAAATAAGATATGTGCTGGTCTTTGAAGTAAAGTTGGTAAAGTCAGATTTGAAAGAAGGGTTTTCATCTTCCttgcattttctcttccttggAAGAGAACTTCCCCTAAATTCTGTGGGCTTTGTGTCTGGTGGATCTGGAAGGCAGAGTAGTCACTGTTTCGGTAAACAAATTCAAAGAACTGCATTTCTGTCAGTGAATCTGGTAGTCTCTTTATTTTAGGCAAGTCGTGAAACACCACCTGCCAAAGAAAGTTTGCATCTGTTGTAGCTTGTAACAACTGTAGGTACAAAATCAATCTGCCTGCCCTTAAATAAATTGCAAGAGAATGCAGCACTTGGAAAACTTTGCAGGATCGCATTTGATTGCTAGGAAAGCAATGGTGACCCCTGGCTGTCAGACTTTTGTGAATCACACATGACCAAAGTCATAGGCCACAGTCAACGTGACTTTTATTGTGTTGTCCTTCTGTAGGACATGA belongs to Haemorhous mexicanus isolate bHaeMex1 chromosome Z, bHaeMex1.pri, whole genome shotgun sequence and includes:
- the CDC14B gene encoding dual specificity protein phosphatase CDC14B isoform X3 codes for the protein MKRKSWAEARRRAAPPPPALKRTRGAAQRAAGGEAERRRQPPPAGLETCLRIADRLYFAILYQKPKSGAANTHYFCIDDELVYENFYADFGPLNLAMVYRYCCKLNRKLKSFSLIRKKIIHYTGFDQKKQANAAFLIGSYAIIYLKESPEDVYRLILSGSVSYLPFRDASFGTCSFHLTLLDCFHAINKALQYGFLDFSTFDVDEYEHYERAENGDFNWIIPNKFIAFSGPHSRSKIENGYPHHAPEAYFPYFKQNKVTTIIRLNKKLYDAKRFTDAGFEHFDLFFADGSTPSDTIVKTFLNICENAEGVIAVHCKAGLGRTGTLIACYIMKHYRMTAAESIAWIRINRPGSVIGPQQHFLMDKQAELWTEGDIFRAKLKRNHKIAVTRILSGVDDISINNTRNRRTIQKDIELYSDDDETNCFTQGDKLRALKSKRQAKTPTTSPLAWLLAMLVSTLCSIVIWWIICGSLLPSLLFCLDGLRT
- the CDC14B gene encoding dual specificity protein phosphatase CDC14B isoform X2, with the translated sequence MKRKSWAEARRRAAPPPPALKRTRGAAQRAAGGEAERRRQPPPAGLETCLRIADRLYFAILYQKPKSGAANTHYFCIDDELVYENFYADFGPLNLAMVYRYCCKLNRKLKSFSLIRKKIIHYTGFDQKKQANAAFLIGSYAIIYLKESPEDVYRLILSGSVSYLPFRDASFGTCSFHLTLLDCFHAINKALQYGFLDFSTFDVDEYEHYERAENGDFNWIIPNKFIAFSGPHSRSKIENGYPHHAPEAYFPYFKQNKVTTIIRLNKKLYDAKRFTDAGFEHFDLFFADGSTPSDTIVKTFLNICENAEGVIAVHCKAGLGRTGTLIACYIMKHYRMTAAESIAWIRINRPGSVIGPQQHFLMDKQAELWTEGDIFRAKLKRNHKIAVTRILSGVDDISINNTRNRRTIQKDIELYSDDDETNCFTQGDKLRALKSKRQAKTPTTSPLAVTLQSSIQKNKTSEPSISDSTDITKRTTRSAARKNILKSQSITRTRTVLR
- the CDC14B gene encoding dual specificity protein phosphatase CDC14B isoform X4, whose translation is MKRKSWAEARRRAAPPPPALKRTRGAAQRAAGGEAERRRQPPPAGLETCLRIADRLYFAILYQKPKSGAANTHYFCIDDELVYENFYADFGPLNLAMVYRYCCKLNRKLKSFSLIRKKIIHYTGFDQKKQANAAFLIGSYAIIYLKESPEDVYRLILSGSVSYLPFRDASFGTCSFHLTLLDCFHAINKALQYGFLDFSTFDVDEYEHYERAENGDFNWIIPNKFIAFSGPHSRSKIENGYPHHAPEAYFPYFKQNKVTTIIRLNKKLYDAKRFTDAGFEHFDLFFADGSTPSDTIVKTFLNICENAEGVIAVHCKAGLGRTGTLIACYIMKHYRMTAAESIAWIRINRPGSVIGPQQHFLMDKQAELWTEGDIFRAKLKRNHKIAVTRILSGVDDISINNTRNRRTIQKDIELYSDDDETNCFTQGDKLRALKSKRQAKTPTTSPLAQSITRTRTVLR